The Candidatus Zixiibacteriota bacterium genome contains the following window.
GACCGTACAGTCATGCCCGGTATTCAGGGCGGCCCGCTGATGCACATTATAGCTGCCAAGGCAGTGGCACTCAAAGAAGCCTTGACCGATGAGTTCAAAGTTTACCAGAAAAGAATCGTTGAGAATGCCGCGGCTCTGGCCGGGGAATTGAAAAGGGCCGGTTATCATATAGTCTCCGGCGGAACCGATACGCACCTGATGCTGATATCGTTTATTGAATCGGGATTAACCGGCAAGAAAGTGGAGAAGGCGCTCGATGCGGCCGGTATCACCGTGAACAAGAACACCGTGCCCTTTGACCCGCAGAAACCGTTCGTGACCTCCGGTATCAGAATCGGTACCCCGGCTATTACGACCCGTGGGATGGGTGTCAACGAAATGAAAGTGATCGCCGAATTCATAGACCGGGTCATCAAGAATATGGATAATGAGACGGTTCTGGCGCAAGTGGCCAAAGAGGTCAAGGCGCTCTGTGATAAATTTCCACTTTATCCTGAGAAAAAGACCTGAACCAGCCTTAACGGTAACATTGGTGAATTCTGGAGAAGATTGTCCGCCCCTCGAAAAAAAAAGGACATTCTTTAATGATTTCTGGGCATACCTGATCCTTTTCATTTTCATAATCGGTTATAATTACTTCTTTCTCGGCCAGGGGTTTGCACCCAGTTTGGACGAAGGGTTTCTTCAGTCGCTCGGCCAGAG
Protein-coding sequences here:
- a CDS encoding serine hydroxymethyltransferase (catalyzes the reaction of glycine with 5,10-methylenetetrahydrofolate to form L-serine and tetrahydrofolate); this encodes DRTVMPGIQGGPLMHIIAAKAVALKEALTDEFKVYQKRIVENAAALAGELKRAGYHIVSGGTDTHLMLISFIESGLTGKKVEKALDAAGITVNKNTVPFDPQKPFVTSGIRIGTPAITTRGMGVNEMKVIAEFIDRVIKNMDNETVLAQVAKEVKALCDKFPLYPEKKT